A single Chaetodon trifascialis isolate fChaTrf1 chromosome 18, fChaTrf1.hap1, whole genome shotgun sequence DNA region contains:
- the LOC139347131 gene encoding zinc finger BED domain-containing protein 4-like, which translates to MTAPDTYYTSPSTQYQEEGVRLQEPEQVDVNKHEAEYKEFSNASTSSTTQPTLEQTLERREKMAKENPRAAKITEALAQYIALDDQPLSVVENSGFRKLLSVLEPRYAIPSRHYITDTELPKLHNAVKKHIQGLLQDIPAFSFTTDIWSSTVTPMSLISLTAHWIGEDFTRKNAILHAKQFRGSHTGTAIASVFEEMLETWGIPKSSVQVVVRDSAKNMIKAMNEAGLPSLSCVAHTFQLAVNEGLLSQRSVSDAVAIGRKIVGHFKHSPLAYSRLEDVQLELLQPTARLQQDVPTRWNSTYYMMQSLTEQKRALTLYGSEYELPATLSTHQWTLLEHAMSVLSPFEELTKRVSSSDALASDVIPAVTVLLRVLTQETEQDQGIKTMKATLTAAVRRRFSDVERNPLYSIASVLDPRYKDCFFSNTNTAVEAKEMVRLELQKLSGGEADVGEPPARKQRKAQASRSSLDSVFAEIVNEQVAASLRTAPVGGAIELETYLGEALSKQDDKPLHYWGLNKVRFPTLAKMSRKYLSEPCSSVDSERLFSSVTHIVDETRNRITPEHAEMLLFIKKNLPLTFP; encoded by the exons ATGACAGCACCCGATACCTACTATACGTCACCCAGTACGCAGTACCAGGAAGAAGGGGTGCGGTTGCAAGAGCCTGAGCAAGTGGACGTG AACAAGCACGAGGCCGAGTACAAGGAGTTTTCAAATGCTagcaccagcagcacaacacaaccAACTTTGGAGCAAacgctggagaggagagaaaagatggcAAAAGAAAACCCTCGGGCAGCAAAAATAACTGAAGCTCTCGCACAGTACATCGCTCTAGACGACCAGCCCCTGTCCGTTGTAGAAAATAGTGGATTTCGCAAGCTGCTCAGTGTACTGGAGCCGAGGTATGCTATTCCTAGCCGTCActacatcacagacacagagttACCAAAGCTCCACAATGCTGTGAAAAAGCACATACAAGGCCTGCTGCAGGACATACCGGCTTTCAGCTTCACAACTGATATCTGGAGCAGCACTGTCACCCCAATGTCCCTAATTAGTTTAACTGCGCATTGGATTGGGGAGGATTTCACGCGCAAAAACGCCATTCTCCACGCAAAGCAGTTTCGGGGTTCCCATACTGGCACAGCTATCGCTAGTGTGTTTGAGGAGATGCTTGAGACATGGGGAATACCGAAAAGTTCTGTTCAAGTTGTGGTCCGGGACAGCGCAAAAAACATGATCAAAGCCATGAATGAAGCTGGACTGCCTAGCCTGTCGTGTGTTGCCCACACCTTTCAACTGGCAGTTAACGAGGGGCTGTTGTCTCAGAGGAGTGTATCAGACGCGGTGGCAATTGGACGCAAAATAGTGGGGCATTTTAAACATTCGCCATTAGCCTACTCCCGCCTGGAAGACGTCCAGCTCGAGCTCCTACAGCCGACAGCAAGGCTACAGCAAGACGTGCCAACGCGCTGGAACAGCACGTATTACATGATGCAGTCTCTCACCGAGCAGAAGCGGGCTCTGACACTATATGGATCTGAATACGAACTCCCCGCCACCCTCAGCACTCATCAGTGGACCCTCCTGGAACACGCTATGTCTGTCCTGTCCCCGTTTGAGGAGTTAACCAAACGAGTGAGTTCCTCTGACGCCCTGGCCTCAGATGTGATAcctgctgtgactgtgctgctcCGAGTTTTGACACAAGAAACAGAACAGGACCAAGGCATCAAAACCATGAAGGCAACCTTGACTGCAGCCGTGAGGAGACGCTTCTCTGACGTAGAAAGAAACCCACTCTACAGCATCGCAAGTGTACTCGATCCgag ATACAAGGATTGTTTCTTCTCAAACACCAACACTGCTGTAGAAGCCAAAGAGATGGTGAGGCTAGAGCTGCAGAAGCTGTctggaggagaagcagatgTGGGGGAACCTCCTGCCAGAAAGCAACGCAAGGCCCAGGCCAGTAGGAGCAGTCTGGACAGTGTGTTTGCTGAGATAGTAAATGAGCAAGTAGCAGCATCACTGAGAACAGCACCGGTGGGTGGGGCCATCGAGTTAGAAACATATCTTGGAGAGGCCCTGTCTAAACAGGATGACAAGCCACTGCATTACTGGGGACTTAACAAAGTGAGGTTTCCCACTCTTGCCAAAATGTCTCGCAAATATCTGTCAGAACCTTGCAGCAGTGTGGACAGTGAAAGGCTTTTTAGCTCAGTGACGCACATTGTTGATGAAACCAGAAACAGGATCACACCTGAGCATGCAGAGATGCTTCTCTTTATCAAAAAAAACCTGCCTCTCACTTTTCCCTAA